TTTATCGTGGGAAAGTGTAAAGATACCCTGGTGCTTGTCAGAAGACTGCGTGTGAACATGAGGCCGTTGTGTAGAAGGAACAGGTGCTGTTAGATTCAGCAGCGTGTAACACGAGTAACAGGGCCGTGAGATGGAAGTCAGTTGCTTCCTGGACTGtttgtgtaaaattgcatgTCCTGTGCAGGCCTACTGTACatttctctgctctgtgtgtgtgtgtgtgtgtgtgtgtgtgtgtgtgtgtgtgtctgtgtgtgtctgtgtgtgtgtgtgtgtgtgtgcttgtgtgtgtgtctgtgtgtgtgtgtgtgtgtgtgtgtgtgtctgtgtgtgtgtgtgtgtgtgtgtgtgtgtgtctgtgtgtgtgtgtgtgtgtgtgtgtctgtgtgtgtctgtgtgtgtgtgtgtgtctgtgtgtgtcacaggAACTCAGTTCGCAGTTTGCGGTTGAACCGCGTCCCCCAGGAGCCGAGCCGGAGCGTGTTCCACTATGACCTGTCACAGGAGACCACGCCCACTGACCcagagagccccgcccccaagaCCCAAGGGACTCAGAATGCTACTGGTATgggtacgcacacacacacacatacacacacacacatgcacacacacacatgcacacacacacacacacacacacacacacacacacagactaactGGAGATAGGACCAGAGCTATGATCTTCTcagtgtgacccctgaccccccgtGACCCCGCAGTGACCTCCAGCTTGCTGCCGGCCCCTCAGCGTGAGGACTCAGACGAGGTCAGGAGGTCGCGGAGCCCCTCCCCAAACCTGCAGACCAGGAAGAACAGGACGGGAACCTCAGCATCCCTGCCTTCTGACTGGACCCAGAACAGGATGTCCCAGCTCAGACAGGACGTGCACACGCTGTCTGAGGAACTCAGAATCCAGAAAGTAAGTCAGCTCACCGAAGCCTCCCATTGGCTACCCACCAGACCTTAGAGAAGGCATCTAGTCCATAAACTGCAGTCatagcgccccctccaggactggatttaaacctgcaggcactgcggcactccaggactggagttaaacctgcagacactgcggccctccaggactggagttaaacctgcagacactgcggccctccaggactgaagttaaacctgcagacactgcggccctccaggactggggttaaacctgcagacactgtggccctccagtaCTTTTGAGACCCATGTGAGAGATCATTACAGACCTCATGGAATATGGCCAAAAGTGCACATGCTAAACACcttcaaatttaaatgttaaaaagtaaaaataaatatgaaagatcAGTGGAGCAGTCTGCGCAAAACAGATTTTCATAGTCCAAGCAGGAAGTGCTGTGCCAGTTCCCCTCTGAcctctttgtgatgtcacttcctgtcaggagCTGGTGAGGCTGCTGcaccaggccctggaggaggcgcagagggagaagaggaggagctcGCATCTGGTGTCGGAGGAGaagggagaagagggggaggagaagggggaggaggcgcGGGTCAGTGAGTGGCAGGTGGTCAAGCTGACGGCTGAGCTGCAGACGCTGCGCAGCCggcagggggcgctggagcGCACGCTGGCAGAGAGGGACGGGCAGGTGGTCGAGCTGCAGCAGCACGTGGAGCTGATGGTGGAGAAGAACCGGGCCAAGCAGGAGGTGGTGCTGCAGCTCTCTGAGCAGGTGGAGGCCTGCCTGGCCGACCCGCTCCGGCCCGTAACCAACAACATGGAGACCACCACCTTCCgccagctgcaggaggagatACACCAGctccgggtgtgtgtgtgtgtgtgtgtgtgtgtgtgtgtgagtgtgtgtgtgtgtgtgagtgagtgtgtgtgagagtgtgagtgtgtgtgtgtgtgtgagtgtgtgtgtgtgtgagtgtgtgtgagtgtgtgtgagagtgtgtgtgtgtgtgtgtgagtgtgtgtgtgtgtgtgtgtgtgtgagtgtgtgtgagtgtgtgtgtgtgtgtgtgtgtgagtgtgtgagtgtgtgtgtgtgtgtgtgtgagtgtgtgtgagtgtgagtgtgtgtgggtgtgtgtgtgtgagagtgtgtgtgtgtgtgtgagtgtgtgtgtgtgtgtgtgtgtgtgtgtgtgtgagtgagtgtgagtgagtgagtgtgtgtgcgtgtgtgagtgtgtgtgagagtgtgagtgtgtgtgtgtgtgtgtgtatgtgtgtgtgagtgtgtgtgagagtgtgtgtgtgtgtgagagtgtgtgtgtgtgtatgtgtgtatgtgtgagtgtgtgagtgtgtgtgtgtgtgtgtgtgtgtgagtgtgtgtgtgtgtgtgagtgagtgtgtgtgagagtgtgagtgtgtgtgtgtgtgtgtatgagtgtgtgtgagagtgtgagtgtgtgtgtgtgtgtgagtgtgtgtgtgagtgagtgtgtgtgtgtatgtgtgtgtgagtgtgtgtgtgtgtgtgtgtgtgtgagtgtgagtgtgtgtgtgagtgtgtgtgagtgtgtgtgtgagtgtgtgagtgtgtgtgagtgtgtgtgagagtgtgtgagtgtgtgtgagtgtgagtgtgagtgtgtgtgggtgtgtgtgtgtgagagtgtgtgtgtgtgtgtgagtgtgtgtgtgagtgtgtgtgtatgtgtgtgtgtgtgtgagtgtgtgtgtgagtgtgtatgtgtgtgtgtgtgagtgtgtgtgtgtgtgtgtgagtgagtgtgtgtgagagtgtgagtgtgtgtgagtgtatatgtgtgtgtgtgtttgtgtgtgagcgagcatgtgtgtgtgtttgggtgtgtgtatgtgagtgtgtgtgtgtgtgtgtgtttgtgtttgtgtgtctgctttCTTCTGTTTTCCCCCAAACTGGTATAGGAGATTGCAGCGTCATCACATGCAATATTGGACTGTCCAAattttgggtaaaaaaaaaacaaaaaaatgaatacttgATGGACTAAATGAAAGGATGTTTGCAGCATAGGAGTTTGAAGCGTAATGGGTTGGAGTACATATTCCTTTCAGCCAATGGCGTGCACCTCCTGCATCAGCTGAcgtctggcccctccccttacAGGATGACATCGCGGCTTACAAGACCCAGAACCAGTTCCTGAACTCTGAGATCTACCAGCTGACTCAGCTTTGGAGGAAGAGCTCGGAGCAGGAGAAGAACTTGATGATGAAGGTGTGAGAGTGCCTGAAAtcatgcaatgcaatgcatttctactttaattaataattttgaacaaaattCTTTATTCATATGAGTGTTCACCTGAGAAAAATGGAATATTATATTGAATGTCTCTGACGGTGTGTTGAgggtgtgtctgactgtgttgggggcatgtctctgactgttgggggcgtgtctctgtgtgttgggggtgtgtcTGACTGTTGGGGGCGTGTCTCTGACTCTGTTGGGGATGTGTCTGACTGTTGGGGGCGTGTCTCTGACCGTGTGTGGGGGGCGTGTCTGACTGTTGGGGGCGTGTCTCTGaccgtgtgtgtgggggggcgtgTCTGACTGTTGGGGGCGTGTCTCTGACCGCGTGTTGGGggcatgtctctgtgtgttggGGGCGTGTCTGACTGTTGGGGGCGTGTCTCTGACCGTGTGTGGGGGGCGTGTCTGATTGTTGGGGGCATGTCTCTGACTGTTGggggcgtgtctctgtgtgttggGGGCGTGTCTGACTGTTGGGGGCGTGTCTCTGACCGTGTGTGGGGGGCGTGTCTGACTGTTGGGGGCGTGTCTCTGACCGTGTGTGGGGGGCGTGTCTGACTGTTGGGGGCGTGTCTCTGACCGCGTGTTGGGGGGCGTGTCTGACTGTTGGGGGCGTGTCTCTGACCGCGTGTTGAGGGCGTGTGTGACTGTTGggggcgtgtctctgtgtgctcaTGCGGCAGTGCGCCTACCTGGAGTCGCGGAACTTCCAGAAGGAGCGGCGGTACTTGGGGTTGCTGCGGGCCCTGCAGGAGAGCCACCAGCTGGACAGCAgccagcaggaggaggtggacaAACTGATAGAGGAGGCTCTGCTCGGAGACATCAAGGACAGGCTCAGACTGAACCCCATCAGGTGTGTCCCCTTAAACTGCAGAGGGCGGAGGGGGAGCATGACtacttttactgtattttagggagtagggggaggaggggttggTGAAtcataatttcagttaattttgtaAATTGAATCTACTAAAATTAACCCCCAGCACTGACAGCCGCTGTCCCTCAGATCAAAGGATATTTATACAAGGAGCATGGTTTTCCATAACCTCCCCCTCTCCAAACTCAGGGAGTATGACAGCTACGGCTTCAAGCTGGTGCCGGACTTTGACGTGGAGGACGTGAAGCTGCTGGCCAAGATCCAGGCCCTGGACTTCCCGTCCCACAACCTCCTGCGGCGGGAGGATTCGGGGGGGTGCGGGCCGCTGGGGGCCCGCTGGGCGCAGTACCTGAGCGGCTGCCCCGCGGGCGACCTGGCCCCCTCCCCGGAGCTGAAGGCCCTGCTGCGGGCCGGCGTGCCGGTGGAGCACCGCCGCCGGGCGTGGCAGTGGCTGGTGCGCGAGCGCACGTGCTCGCTGAGGGACCGCCACCCGCAGCGCTACCGCGACATGCTGGAGAAGAGCCGGGCCACGCCCCACCCTGCCTCCCGCCAGATCCAGCTGGACCTCCACCGCACCCTCATCGGCAACCAGCACTTCTCCTCGCCCTCCGACCCCGCCGTGCAGCAGCTCCACCGCGTCCTGCTGGCCTTCTCCTGGCAAAACCCCGCCATCGGCTACTGCCAGGGACTCAACAGGTAGAGCACATCTACTAACACTACTGCAAGGGACTCAACAGGTAGAGTAGATCTACCAAAACTACTGCCAGGGACTCAACAGGTAGAGTAGATTTACCAAAACTACTGCCAGGGACTCAACAGGTAGAGCACATCTACTAACACTACTGCAAGGGACTCAACAGGTAGAGTAGATTTACCAAAACTACTGCCAGGGACTCAACAGGTAGAGTAGATCTACCAAAACTACTGCCAGGGACTCAACAGGTACAGTAGATCTACTAACACTACTGCCAGGGACTCAACAGGTAGAGCACATTTACTAACACTACTGCCAAGGACTCAACAGGTAGAGCACATCTACTAACACTACTGCCAGGGACTCAACAGGTAGAGTAGATCTACCAAAACTACTGCCAGGGACTCAACAGGTACAGTAGATCTACTAACACTACTGCCAGGGACTCAACAGGTAGAGTAGATCTACTAACACTACTGCCAGGGACTCAACAGGTAGAGTAGATCTACTAACACTACTGCCAGGGACTCAACAGGTTGAGTAGGTCTACCAAAACTACTGCCAGGGACTCAACAGGTAGAGTAGATCTACCAAAACTACTGCCAGGGACTCAACAGGTAGAGTAGATCTACCAAAACTACTGCCAGGGACTCAACAGGTAGAGTAGATCTACTAACACTACTGCCAGGGACTCAACAGGTTGAGTAGGTCTACCAAAACTACTGCCAGGGACTCAACAGGTACAGTAGATCTACCAAAACTACTGCCAGGGACTCAACAGGTAGAGTAGATCTACCAAAACTACTGCCAGGGACACAACGGGTAGAGTAGATCTACTAACACTACTGCCAGGGACTCAACAGGTTGAGTAGGTCTACCAAAACTACTGCCAGGGACTCAACAGGTACAGTAGATCTACCAAAACTACTGCCAGGGACTCAACAGGTAGAGTAGATCTACCAAAACTACTGCCAGGGACTCAACATGTAGAGTAGATCTACCAAAACTACTGCCAGGGAATCAACATGTAGAGTAGATCTACCAAAACTACTGCCAGGGACTCAACAGGTACAGTAGATCTACTAACACTACTGCCACAGACTCAACAGGTATTTTATGGTCAAAAGTAATTGGTAGTTCCTGTAGTTCACTACAcctcaaaattacaaaaaagtaaTGAACTATTACGACCACTACACATATTTcaatgtagttgaactaccagaAAACTGCTGAATTTGAAGGAACTGTGTAACTAAACTACTACTTCCCCTACCCCgccccaacaacccccccccctcccccccaggctCGCTGCCCTCGCCCTGTTGGTGCtgcaggatgaggaggaggctTTCTGGTGTCTGGTGGCTGTGGTTGAGACCGTCTTGCCTCAGGATTACTACGGCAAGACCCTCGCTGGCTCccaggtgtgcatgtgcaccAACCTTCACCAACCTTCACCTAACCTAACTGCAGCACAACCAGACCACCAAACCTGACTGCAGCACAACCAGATCACCTGACCTTACTGCAGCACAACCAGATCACCTGACCTTACTGCAGCACAACCAGATCACCTGACCTTACTGCAGCACAACCAGATCACCTGACTTTACTGCAGCACAACCAAACCACCTGAACTTACTGCAGCACAACCAACCTTCACCTAACCTGACTGCAGCACAACCAACCTTCACCTAACCTGACTGCAGCACAACCATCCTTCACCTAACCTAACTGCAGCACAACCAAACCCCCTGACCTTACTGCAGCACAACCAGATCACCTGACCTTACTGCAGCACAACCAGATCACCTGACCTTACTGCAGCACAACCAAACCACCTGACCTTACTGCAGCACAACCAGACCACCTGACCTTACTGCAGCGCAACCAGACCACCTGACCTTACTGCAGCACAACCAACCTTCACCTGACCTTACTGCAGCACAACCAACCTTCACCTGACCTTACTGCAGCACAACCAACCTTCACCTAAccttactgcagcacagccaaacCACCTGAACTTACTGCAGCACAACCAGATCACCTGACCTTACTGCAGCACAACCAGATCACCTGACCTTACTGCAGCACAACCAGACCACCTGACCTTACTGCAGCACAACCAACCTTCACCTATCcagactgcagcacagccaaacCACCTGACCTTACAGCAGCACAACCAAACCCTAGTTTTCTCTGTagctgctgtgtaaaaagttttttttaaaaccctcaGAATATGTGATTGTGCTCTCTGTCGTCGCCCTGCAGGCAGACCAGCGGGTGCTGAAGGACCTGATGGTGGAGAAGCTGCCACGCCTCACTGCtcacctggaggagctggaggtggaCGTGTCCCTCATCACCTTCAACTGGTTCCTGGTGGTCTTCATAGAGAGCCTGACTACCAATATACTGCTGCGGATCTGGGATGCTTTCCTGTATGAGGGCaccaaggtgtgtgtgtgtgtgtatgtgtgtgtgtgtgtatgtgtgcccttatgtgtgtgtgtgtgtgtgtgtgtgtgtatgtgtgcccttatgtgtgtgtgtgtgtgtgtgtgtatgtgtgcccttctgtgtgtgtgtttttgcgtgtcAGACCTGCATCAAATaattgagaaaaactgaaatattttggccACCAGAAAATTGGATTACTGCGGATTACTGACAAACTGAGTGTGAAATCAGctcagagagaaggacagagcgGTTTAATGTTGCTCTTGTTTCAGATTCTGTTCCGGTACGCATTGGCCCTCTTAAAGTACAGAGAGGAGGACATTCTGAAAATCCAGAACAAGGTGGAGATGTACCAGTACCTCCGATTCTTCACCAAAACCATCACCGACAGCAGGTAAAGGCACttggggcagggggcagagggACTCATGCATTTCGGCTACTGATATGAGCACACGCCCTTCTGTACGCCCTGCTTAACACCATTCAGTACGCCGTACACCCTGCTGTACACCCTTCTGTATGCCCTGCTGAAattgctgtctgtgtgtctctggcgccccctgcaggaggcTGATGAGCATTGCGTTCAGCAGCATGAACCCGCTCCCCATAAGGCTGCTGAGGGGCCGGCGGGCGCTGCACCTGGAGAAGATCCGGACGGAGCTGAGCGAGCTGGAGCGGATCCAGAGAGAGTATGTGGCCCAGAATGCCGAGCGCAAGGACAAGGACCTGTACGCCATGGCCAGCGAGGACGAGGCCGAGGGGTAgccggggcgggggcgtggaggaggggcggggcggggcggggcagggtggggtggggtcgaGGAcaggggtgtgggcggggcggggcggggcggggcgggccaGGGCAGGGAtgtgggggcagggcaggaacATGGAGCCGGGGCACGGACATGGGGGTGGGGACatgggggcagggcagggacaTGGGGGCAGcacccaggactggagttaaacctgcagacactgcggtgctgcagtgtgaaataCCTGCTTTAGAGGTGTTGAGGGTCTGTCCTGCTCCCTCTCAGGCCACACCAGTCACACAGGTAAGACTCACCTgatggggcggggcctggaCTCTTCCCCACGCAGGGGCGTGTCACGACCGTAGAGTCCCGCTCTGatactcacactgacacactcaagCAGAACACTACAACTTGCCTTTggagatatatttttttcttagtgtattaaaaatatacttttttaagtgtatttaaaaaaaaattcttttttaaataagttttaaTTTGCTGAGGCCTAAAGgatgtggtgtaatggtgtagcTGTACAGGCCACCGGGACCCCATCAGGCTGAGCTGTGATGTGCACCACAGTGGCATCCTGTTACAATGTGGAACACGGTCTGCAATGACACGAGTCAGCCACTAGAGGTCACTAGAATGTATGTGCAAACGTCTGCACTTAGTTCCGTCTAGTCAGGCCAGAGATGGAGGGCAAACAGGAAACCATTTTGTTGCAGTTCCGCCTCGAAGGCCACGTTCGCTCTGTTTGAAACATTCTGTAAAGGTCTCTAAGATACGCTTGCTTGTGTTTGgcgggtgtggtggtgggggggggggggggggggggggtttggtgtaACCAGAAGCAACGAGCGACTCGTTGAAGAAGTGGTGCACAGTCGGCCCCCATCAGCAGCCGTAGCAACAGTGCCCAGCAACCAAACGTTTACCACAGCACCGTCTCAGTTAAAACCTTCCTGACCGGTCCTGGGTGCCTGAGGAACCCACATCCTCCGGTGGCAGGAGACGGGCCTCGGGGTCCGTCAAACACAGGCCACGAAACGTCCAGACGCTGGCAGCCAATCGGTACTAAGCAACGGCGCTATGGCAACCCTCCTGTTGTGTCAATGGTCAGTTTAacccatttaaattttttaaggTGCTTGAAGTGCTGGACGactcagtgatttttaaaaacttttactCCTTCGGGTTGATGATTTTGGCGTGCTTTCACTCTCAGCTGTAGTCTGGTGCTgctgggtcaaaggtcacggtCATATTTATGAAATGCGAAAAGGAAAAGTGTGATAACTGAAAATAGTTACGTCAAGTTGGTGGAATGGCTTTTTATGTAAATTCAACTTTCTTTGAAAGGAAATGTGTTCCACAAACTTATTAAATATAgtgtttgaaatataaaaatgttcttgtatttgttttctgtgagtgtcaagatgaggaaaattaaaGGTTTTCACTGTTTTAGGATTGTTTGTCGGTGTTGGACAGAAATACGCACTGCAGGTCAGTTTGGATGGGTCCAGCTGGGCCCTTCTCCAGTTTCTGACACCAATATTCCGTAAATGTTCAAAAGACCAGAGTGAACAGCATGTTCAAATCCTTCCCATTTTAttgcttattaaaaaaagagatacaTAAGAAAGAATATAccttcagaggaaaaaaaaacaataatcagACATTACAAAGAAGTCGCAGCTCCAAGCTAAACGCTAGTGTTAGCGCCAGACAGCTGCACAGACATGGCTGTGGTGCGCGACGGTGGTTTCATAAGCTCAGTATCGTACAGTAAATCCCCCCAGTGAACAGGAAACAGTGGGACATCCCAGAGAAAGAGCGACTCATATCTCAAAGCTCTCATCGCTGATACAGAGCTAGCAGTTTATCACACACTGCAAAACCTGCAGAGCAATGACTTTGgaacatttttgttacatttttaaaaaataataaaataaaattatgtgcAGTAAAATTCACCCCTCGTGGCTTTAATGGCTGAATTATTGAAAGCCGCTTTGGCATGCGGTATGCATGCTGCCTGAAGAACAGCGGTCAGTTTTAACgccacacttcctgttttcccaGCGACAGGGCCGTGGCGGGCGGGTGACAGTGGCGGGCGGGTGACAGGGCTGTGGGGGGCGGGTGACAGGGCCGTGGCGGGTGGGTGACAGGGCCGTGGCGGGCGGGTGACAGGGCCGTGGCGGGGGGGTGACAGGGCCGTGGCGGGGGGGTGACAGGGCCGTGGCGGGCGGGTGACAGGGCCGTGGCGGGTGGGTGACAGGGCCGTGGCGGGCGGGTGACAGGGCCGTGGCGGGGGGGTGACAGGGccgtggcggggggggtgacAGGGCCGTGGCGGGCGGGTGACAGGGCCGTGGCGGGTGGGTGACAGGGCCGTGGCGGGCGGGTGACAGGGCTGTGGCGGGGGGGTGACAGTGGCGGTTACTGGCGGTGAAGCGAAAGTAAGCGAGTGGAAATGTGCAGTTGCGCCAAATGGGATCGGTACGGACTGACGGTCCGAGCGGCGGACAGAGCGGCGGACAGAGCAAGCCGCGGTAGCACCACAGTGTCTCGCCTGGCGGGACGCGGCTTCCCGCCATTTTAAACACTGCGGATTCCCGCCATTTTAAGCACTGCGGCTTCCCGCCATTTTAAACACTGCGGATTCCCGCCATTTTAAGCACTGCGGCTTCCCGCCATTTTAAACACTGCGGATTCCCGCCATTTTAAGCACTGCGGCTTCCCGCCATTTTAAGCACTGCGGATTCCCGCCATTTTAAGCACTGCGGCTTCCCGCCATTTTAAGCACTGCGGCTTCCCGCCTCGCCGTAATGGAGCCGGAGATGTTGTTGCCAGGTCGTAtcttaaaaaggaaaagatcccccctttctcccttctctctcctgtcttttTCGCTCTATCCAGTAACCGCCATCTCTTTACCGTACATCTAATGTCCTTTCAGCCGGTCAGAGGTGCCCAGATCAGGCCCAGAGGACAGTAgtgctgctgggttttttttttctacctgaTAGCTGATTGGCTAATGTCACCAACCAGAGGTAATGGCATTGGCTGAAGGTtccactcacctggtgtcacaGGTCTAAATTGATCTCTGATTAGagggaggaatgaaaaccagcagcgcTATTGCCCAATATCCCTGCTGCACAGAGTGATTAGGATTTTGAGAATGATGCAGGTAGTCTTTGGAATTTCCTCCAATAACTAAGAATCACTCTCACTGGATCCATTTAGCAATATCCCTGTCCTTGACCTGAGTGTCCATATACGGAAATGGaacatacagaaaaatatataaaaataaaatattatcaaGACACTGCCTCACTTCACAATATATGCATAAAATTAAGATAGGAATGTATTGCCCacatttcacaatctgcattGAAGGAAAATGACGTTTAACTTATATTTGGGGCCAAAATCGCATTTCTCTCCATGGACACTGAGACGAGGCACCTTTGGTTCTCCTCTAAATATGCATGTGAATTTGTGCACTTTATCTTTACTCAATGGATCGTTAATCACAAACCCATCACACTGCAATGGAAGGACTCAAGGAACTTCGACATAAAGCATTTCAGACCACTACCATAGTATCAGGATGGTAAAATAACATATGTCCCAATAAAACACAATGTATATAATTTGaacattgaaatgttttggCCAATCACAGAATCAGAACAATATTTTTAGGGCCAATGTGCAATTTTCACAAACCCGAGCTAGTTAGCTTATTCACCAAGACAGCTAACTCACTAGCAAGCAAGGCATCCGATGCTACTTCACCTAACTTACCTGGCTAAATCACAGGTTAAAAGGGCAGCCACCTGCCAGGTAAA
This region of Anguilla anguilla isolate fAngAng1 chromosome 5, fAngAng1.pri, whole genome shotgun sequence genomic DNA includes:
- the LOC118227040 gene encoding TBC1 domain family member 2A-like isoform X1 produces the protein MEADGPEGKSGATQPQPTVDCDVTAVLDSDPPTVDCDVTALPTSDPHTLDCDVTVVQNSDLHRADCGVTAVPISGPPTVDRDLAVGEGVDLSGVGEDVAVGNAGGTPHADVLRRFEKQPPEKLCGYLHKLGGPLKGWKSRWFVYEERSCQLLYYRMAQDASPLGHIQLTNATFDCPLQADEGTFHIQTPQRTFVLKAVNREAMIYWLQQLQLRRWRHREATGQTAQVCAGADRKGSSDGLNFCSVDFLPIMKPPAGLVGEEAAQQPAPRQQAALCNVSFKHPFTEIQNSVRSLRLNRVPQEPSRSVFHYDLSQETTPTDPESPAPKTQGTQNATVTSSLLPAPQREDSDEVRRSRSPSPNLQTRKNRTGTSASLPSDWTQNRMSQLRQDVHTLSEELRIQKELVRLLHQALEEAQREKRRSSHLVSEEKGEEGEEKGEEARVSEWQVVKLTAELQTLRSRQGALERTLAERDGQVVELQQHVELMVEKNRAKQEVVLQLSEQVEACLADPLRPVTNNMETTTFRQLQEEIHQLRDDIAAYKTQNQFLNSEIYQLTQLWRKSSEQEKNLMMKCAYLESRNFQKERRYLGLLRALQESHQLDSSQQEEVDKLIEEALLGDIKDRLRLNPIREYDSYGFKLVPDFDVEDVKLLAKIQALDFPSHNLLRREDSGGCGPLGARWAQYLSGCPAGDLAPSPELKALLRAGVPVEHRRRAWQWLVRERTCSLRDRHPQRYRDMLEKSRATPHPASRQIQLDLHRTLIGNQHFSSPSDPAVQQLHRVLLAFSWQNPAIGYCQGLNRLAALALLVLQDEEEAFWCLVAVVETVLPQDYYGKTLAGSQADQRVLKDLMVEKLPRLTAHLEELEVDVSLITFNWFLVVFIESLTTNILLRIWDAFLYEGTKILFRYALALLKYREEDILKIQNKVEMYQYLRFFTKTITDSRRLMSIAFSSMNPLPIRLLRGRRALHLEKIRTELSELERIQREYVAQNAERKDKDLYAMASEDEAEG
- the LOC118227040 gene encoding TBC1 domain family member 2A-like isoform X2; this encodes MKPPAGLVGEEAAQQPAPRQQAALCNVSFKHPFTEIQNSVRSLRLNRVPQEPSRSVFHYDLSQETTPTDPESPAPKTQGTQNATVTSSLLPAPQREDSDEVRRSRSPSPNLQTRKNRTGTSASLPSDWTQNRMSQLRQDVHTLSEELRIQKELVRLLHQALEEAQREKRRSSHLVSEEKGEEGEEKGEEARVSEWQVVKLTAELQTLRSRQGALERTLAERDGQVVELQQHVELMVEKNRAKQEVVLQLSEQVEACLADPLRPVTNNMETTTFRQLQEEIHQLRDDIAAYKTQNQFLNSEIYQLTQLWRKSSEQEKNLMMKCAYLESRNFQKERRYLGLLRALQESHQLDSSQQEEVDKLIEEALLGDIKDRLRLNPIREYDSYGFKLVPDFDVEDVKLLAKIQALDFPSHNLLRREDSGGCGPLGARWAQYLSGCPAGDLAPSPELKALLRAGVPVEHRRRAWQWLVRERTCSLRDRHPQRYRDMLEKSRATPHPASRQIQLDLHRTLIGNQHFSSPSDPAVQQLHRVLLAFSWQNPAIGYCQGLNRLAALALLVLQDEEEAFWCLVAVVETVLPQDYYGKTLAGSQADQRVLKDLMVEKLPRLTAHLEELEVDVSLITFNWFLVVFIESLTTNILLRIWDAFLYEGTKILFRYALALLKYREEDILKIQNKVEMYQYLRFFTKTITDSRRLMSIAFSSMNPLPIRLLRGRRALHLEKIRTELSELERIQREYVAQNAERKDKDLYAMASEDEAEG